The following proteins come from a genomic window of Neosynechococcus sphagnicola sy1:
- a CDS encoding ArsC/Spx/MgsR family protein, producing MRNTSGQSYRALGSEKDSWTDEEWIAAFAQDAMLLKRPLFVKDGKAVLVGFRDADDIIRQTLGLGS from the coding sequence ATGCGAAACACCTCTGGTCAATCCTACCGAGCCTTGGGCAGCGAAAAAGATAGCTGGACGGACGAGGAGTGGATCGCCGCCTTTGCTCAAGATGCGATGCTGCTGAAGCGCCCCCTGTTTGTCAAAGATGGGAAGGCAGTGCTGGTGGGGTTTCGGGATGCTGATGATATCATTCGTCAAACCTTGGGTCTAGGCTCCTAA
- a CDS encoding AAA-like domain-containing protein has product MQSQSRNHGRRRGVTLTARGSRKLNQAKANAEIEHNFKYTLESLSEETGLTSTTLSKIFTGSAGVDKRTLKCCFAAFNLTLLTEDYLYLKPAPNTIAEIGSGQAPEAFFNLDPDCDSPSEMLREPRNTPQTHNMDRRQDKLQPRLPTTPGGQMPLSSVFYIDRPILESLCYEAIQQPGALLNIRAPKQMGKTSLMTRILAYANTQGSLTVSLSLQLADAEILQSLESFLKWFCARVSRQLGVSNAIADFWDHSLGGKSNATDYFEDVLLTNLACLLVMAIDELNQLFAYPDIAREFLLLLRTWSKLAKARVPDRNPWFKLRLVTVYSTEILMPLSINPALLNTGVVINLPEFTTAQVQDLSERCGQEITARQIKQLITLLGGHPYRLQLAFYHLQQQTITLEVLLENSEVDLAIYAEHLQQQWWNLQRYPDLWTVFTQIVRQLDPVDCGAEEGSQLQQLGLVHLQGFQASLACELFRPFFRKRLPDPII; this is encoded by the coding sequence ATGCAATCCCAATCGAGAAACCATGGGCGACGGCGAGGAGTTACTCTGACGGCTCGAGGCTCCAGGAAACTCAATCAGGCAAAAGCTAATGCAGAAATTGAGCACAACTTTAAATACACACTCGAATCTCTCAGTGAGGAAACAGGTTTAACCTCCACGACCCTCAGCAAAATCTTTACCGGCTCGGCAGGCGTCGATAAGCGAACTTTGAAGTGCTGTTTCGCTGCTTTTAATCTCACCTTGTTAACGGAGGATTACCTCTACCTCAAACCTGCTCCCAACACTATTGCCGAGATTGGTTCTGGGCAAGCACCTGAAGCCTTCTTCAACCTTGATCCTGACTGCGATTCTCCTTCAGAGATGCTGCGCGAACCTAGGAATACCCCTCAAACCCACAACATGGATCGACGACAAGACAAGCTGCAACCGCGTCTCCCAACCACTCCGGGCGGTCAGATGCCCCTAAGTTCAGTCTTTTACATTGACCGACCCATCCTCGAATCTCTCTGTTATGAAGCTATTCAGCAACCTGGGGCGCTGCTAAATATCCGTGCCCCCAAGCAAATGGGCAAAACCTCCCTGATGACACGGATACTGGCTTACGCGAACACGCAAGGCTCTCTCACGGTTTCCCTGAGTTTGCAACTCGCAGATGCCGAGATTTTACAAAGCCTTGAAAGCTTCCTTAAATGGTTCTGTGCCAGAGTCAGTCGGCAGTTGGGTGTGTCAAATGCGATCGCCGATTTTTGGGATCATTCCTTAGGCGGCAAATCAAATGCCACCGACTACTTCGAGGATGTTCTCTTAACCAACCTCGCTTGCCTGCTGGTGATGGCAATTGATGAACTCAATCAGCTTTTTGCCTACCCGGACATTGCTCGTGAATTTCTCTTACTGCTGCGAACCTGGTCTAAGCTAGCTAAAGCAAGGGTTCCAGATAGAAATCCTTGGTTTAAGCTCCGACTCGTAACGGTTTATTCCACTGAAATCTTGATGCCGCTCTCGATCAATCCCGCCCTCTTGAACACAGGGGTAGTGATCAACTTACCTGAATTTACCACTGCTCAGGTACAGGATCTATCAGAACGATGTGGACAGGAGATCACCGCCCGACAAATCAAGCAATTAATTACCCTTTTGGGAGGACATCCCTATCGCTTGCAATTGGCATTCTATCATCTACAGCAGCAGACGATCACCCTGGAAGTACTGTTAGAAAACTCTGAGGTTGACTTGGCAATCTATGCTGAACATTTACAACAGCAGTGGTGGAACCTGCAACGCTATCCTGACTTATGGACAGTGTTTACCCAGATTGTCAGGCAGTTAGATCCAGTGGATTGCGGGGCCGAGGAAGGCTCCCAGTTACAACAGCTGGGCTTGGTACATCTGCAAGGGTTTCAGGCAAGCCTCGCTTGCGAGCTATTTCGTCCATTTTTCCGCAAGCGGCTGCCGGATCCAATCATCTAA
- a CDS encoding inorganic phosphate transporter yields the protein MLLASRLGLPVSTSHALVGAVVGIGLIRSWGRRSPLEIRLQTLRGILLAWLLTIPMAAALAGSLFWGLHQFCPWIAAGINQSSAL from the coding sequence GTGCTGTTGGCTTCACGCCTGGGTCTCCCCGTTTCTACGTCCCATGCCCTCGTCGGTGCAGTTGTCGGCATTGGGTTGATTCGAAGTTGGGGGCGACGATCACCCCTAGAAATTCGGTTACAGACGTTAAGGGGAATTCTCCTCGCTTGGTTGCTGACCATTCCTATGGCTGCTGCCCTAGCAGGTAGCTTATTTTGGGGCTTGCACCAATTCTGCCCCTGGATTGCAGCAGGGATAAACCAATCAAGTGCACTTTAG
- a CDS encoding peptidylprolyl isomerase, whose product MVKRFQVGETVIPLHELPNRLCRYQLMPQFVRHLVLDAAIAPFTKTEVDPQLALEAFCQQHQLLTPEAQAAWLQQQGMTSEHLRDAAVRQFLIGQFKQSTFGSKVESYFMKRKPALDRVMYSLIRTKDISLAQELYFRLQEGEQTFSDLATQYSQGPEAQRGGVIGPIPLSSPHPTVARILGMSQPGQLWAPFPLDEWIVIIRLEKLLSAQLDEATRNSLMEELYEEWLQKQMQKILTEMSTLVSST is encoded by the coding sequence ATGGTGAAGCGATTCCAAGTTGGCGAGACAGTGATTCCCCTCCATGAATTGCCGAATCGTTTATGCCGATATCAATTAATGCCCCAATTCGTGCGTCATTTAGTTCTAGATGCCGCGATCGCACCGTTCACCAAGACTGAAGTAGATCCCCAGCTCGCCCTCGAAGCTTTCTGTCAGCAGCATCAACTCTTGACTCCCGAAGCCCAAGCGGCATGGCTACAACAGCAAGGCATGACCTCCGAGCATCTGCGTGACGCAGCAGTGCGCCAATTTTTGATTGGGCAATTCAAGCAGTCCACCTTTGGGTCGAAGGTCGAGTCCTACTTTATGAAACGGAAGCCAGCCCTGGATCGGGTGATGTATTCCCTAATTCGTACCAAAGACATCAGCCTTGCCCAAGAGTTATATTTCCGCTTACAGGAGGGAGAGCAGACCTTTAGTGACCTGGCAACCCAATACTCCCAGGGGCCAGAGGCTCAGCGAGGGGGAGTAATTGGTCCCATTCCCCTGAGTAGCCCTCATCCTACGGTTGCCCGTATTCTTGGCATGAGTCAACCGGGGCAACTGTGGGCACCCTTTCCCCTAGACGAGTGGATTGTAATTATTCGCCTGGAAAAACTTCTGAGCGCTCAATTGGATGAGGCAACTCGAAACAGCTTAATGGAGGAATTGTACGAAGAATGGCTGCAAAAGCAGATGCAGAAAATCCTAACTGAGATGTCTACCCTCGTCTCTAGCACTTAG
- the queF gene encoding preQ(1) synthase, protein MSDSSVQSRSVSEPELKYGERLIAEGQLTLFPNPRLGRRYEIAITLPEFTCKCPFSGYPDFATIAITYVPDASVVELKSLKLYINSYRDRYISHEAAVNQILDDFVAAADPLEVRITGDFYPPWECAYRD, encoded by the coding sequence ATGAGTGACTCCTCGGTACAATCTCGGTCGGTGTCGGAACCAGAACTCAAGTATGGTGAACGCTTGATTGCCGAAGGCCAACTCACCTTGTTCCCCAATCCCCGACTGGGACGCCGCTATGAGATTGCCATTACCCTGCCGGAATTCACCTGTAAGTGCCCCTTTTCTGGCTATCCAGACTTTGCCACCATTGCGATTACCTACGTGCCCGATGCCTCGGTTGTGGAGTTGAAGTCGCTAAAGCTCTACATCAACAGTTATCGCGATCGCTATATTTCCCACGAAGCAGCGGTGAATCAGATCTTGGATGACTTTGTGGCCGCTGCTGATCCCTTGGAGGTTCGGATCACAGGGGATTTTTACCCCCCGTGGGAATGTGCATACCGTGATTGA
- a CDS encoding SPFH domain-containing protein, with translation MKLIATTPPSFPGIPSSTLSTCPRLLFLTGILGISLSACGVVPGTNIRTVEPGFAGLKIQLYGGDKGIENAEVVTGRVWYNGYTEEVVVFPTFVNTYPFTQAATEGSPTDEAIVFSVGGSPVSADVGISFGFSTELLPGQTRKTKLHQFYETYRKTPDQFRANELRNGLRNCFSSVAENLKLTPSMLSTNQQRLVNGVIDCTQKRFPNVVVQDISLLGPLRLPPDIQKSINEQFAAQQAAQTSESNRRKVEAEAAANVARAKGEAQVTIEQARAEAESNRLRANSITPQLLEWERLRVERARVDKWDGQQAPVIQSPNVQLGGNAKRNP, from the coding sequence ATGAAATTGATCGCGACAACCCCACCGTCTTTCCCAGGAATTCCCAGCTCAACCCTCTCTACCTGCCCACGGCTGTTATTCCTCACCGGGATTTTAGGGATCAGCCTCAGTGCCTGTGGGGTTGTTCCCGGTACCAACATCAGGACTGTGGAACCGGGCTTTGCAGGGTTGAAAATTCAATTGTACGGCGGCGATAAAGGCATTGAAAATGCCGAGGTGGTGACCGGACGGGTCTGGTACAACGGCTATACGGAAGAAGTGGTTGTCTTCCCCACATTTGTGAATACCTATCCCTTCACTCAAGCAGCCACAGAAGGTTCCCCCACGGATGAGGCAATTGTGTTTTCCGTCGGCGGTAGCCCGGTGTCTGCGGATGTGGGGATTTCCTTTGGATTTTCCACCGAGTTATTGCCGGGACAGACGAGAAAAACGAAATTACATCAGTTTTATGAAACCTATCGCAAAACCCCCGATCAATTCCGTGCCAATGAATTACGCAATGGTCTACGAAACTGCTTTTCTAGTGTTGCCGAAAATCTCAAACTCACCCCTTCGATGCTCTCGACCAACCAACAACGGTTGGTGAATGGCGTGATCGATTGTACGCAAAAGCGATTTCCCAATGTGGTGGTTCAAGATATTTCTCTCTTGGGGCCACTCCGATTGCCACCGGATATCCAGAAGAGTATTAATGAGCAATTTGCAGCTCAACAAGCAGCACAAACCTCGGAGTCGAATCGCCGCAAAGTTGAAGCGGAAGCTGCTGCCAATGTGGCCCGTGCCAAGGGAGAAGCTCAAGTGACGATTGAGCAAGCCCGTGCCGAAGCTGAATCCAATCGTCTCCGAGCCAACTCAATTACACCGCAATTATTGGAGTGGGAGCGGCTGCGGGTGGAGCGAGCGCGGGTGGACAAATGGGATGGTCAGCAGGCTCCGGTGATCCAGAGTCCCAATGTGCAATTGGGGGGGAACGCTAAACGAAATCCCTAG
- a CDS encoding SGNH/GDSL hydrolase family protein, with the protein MGHVVLVGDSIFDNARYVPDRSPVIHQLRQTLPPGWIASLLAVDGNITADVATQLKKLPSDTTHLVVSVGGNDALSASSILSAMTLTVGAALSRIHKIHTDFQSSYRAMLRSLSTVGKPTAVCSIYDTIPGLGAAEQAALGGFNEVIFREAFLAGMPVIDLRVMFDQPSDYSPISPIEPSELGGAKIVRAIAEIVTTHDFESRRSMIYL; encoded by the coding sequence ATGGGACATGTAGTACTGGTGGGGGACTCCATCTTCGATAATGCCCGCTACGTCCCAGACCGATCGCCCGTAATTCATCAACTCCGCCAAACACTTCCCCCAGGGTGGATTGCATCCTTGCTGGCGGTGGACGGTAATATCACTGCCGATGTCGCCACCCAGCTCAAGAAGCTGCCTTCAGACACGACACACTTAGTCGTCAGCGTGGGGGGCAACGATGCCTTGAGCGCCAGCAGTATCCTCTCGGCAATGACTTTGACGGTAGGGGCAGCACTGAGCCGCATCCACAAAATCCACACGGACTTTCAGAGTTCCTATCGGGCGATGCTCAGATCGCTCTCCACGGTTGGGAAACCCACCGCAGTTTGCAGCATTTACGACACCATTCCTGGGCTGGGAGCCGCAGAGCAAGCCGCATTAGGTGGATTCAATGAAGTGATCTTCCGCGAAGCGTTCTTAGCCGGAATGCCAGTCATCGATCTGAGGGTGATGTTTGATCAGCCGTCAGATTACTCCCCTATTTCACCCATCGAACCATCAGAGCTAGGCGGGGCAAAGATCGTGCGGGCGATCGCCGAAATCGTAACCACACATGACTTTGAGAGCCGTCGGAGTATGATCTATCTCTGA
- a CDS encoding glycosyltransferase family 2 protein — protein MPNKLAAQVAVFDAQPELGIVHSGWRRVTQDGDPLTDVEPWHHTPRLNLENWLRWKPILPSAMMFRRSWLERAGGFDPQLHQAEDTDLVLRLAYLGCKADWLRQITVCYRQHGQSAFNQSLAQARSLEIVIDRVFAQPELPVPVRMMENHIRYNTFVWIAWLLYHTGSPKIMVQYLQRSWPYTPYSTVETIVNWLESFSQFTRGVGGSLDADALGQSPEWQQLMHWVLDSPKC, from the coding sequence TTGCCCAATAAGTTAGCCGCTCAGGTTGCCGTGTTCGATGCCCAGCCGGAGCTAGGCATTGTCCATAGTGGCTGGCGGCGAGTTACCCAGGACGGCGACCCCTTAACAGACGTGGAACCCTGGCACCATACGCCGCGCCTGAACCTGGAAAATTGGCTGCGCTGGAAGCCAATTTTACCCAGTGCCATGATGTTCCGTCGCAGTTGGCTAGAGCGAGCCGGAGGCTTTGATCCGCAGTTACACCAGGCAGAAGATACTGATTTAGTGCTGCGGTTGGCTTACTTGGGCTGCAAAGCCGATTGGTTACGGCAGATTACGGTTTGCTATCGTCAACATGGACAAAGTGCCTTTAACCAGAGTTTGGCTCAGGCTAGATCCTTGGAAATCGTCATTGATCGAGTCTTTGCTCAACCAGAACTACCCGTCCCAGTGCGAATGATGGAAAACCATATCCGGTACAACACCTTTGTCTGGATTGCCTGGTTGCTCTATCACACGGGTAGCCCCAAGATCATGGTGCAGTACTTACAACGGTCTTGGCCCTACACACCCTACTCCACTGTTGAGACCATCGTCAACTGGTTGGAAAGTTTTAGCCAGTTTACGAGGGGCGTTGGCGGCAGCCTAGACGCAGATGCCCTAGGGCAGTCACCCGAGTGGCAACAGTTGATGCACTGGGTGCTAGACAGCCCTAAGTGCTAG
- a CDS encoding DUF2301 domain-containing membrane protein — protein MTQSTAPTLYQGQFGEYTITQGDRRGVVIYRISLGIAALSFALGTGLALWQSQNPGVLSALTGLYGIFCLALGVSLLTIHIYMAFLHRLLQLFWVIGVVAAGAIALLSPTPLVLTIYHQPLTLLGVGFTFAALTGIFFKEAVCFNRLETKFLTPMIPLLLLGHWSGLLSLGVEQKLLGLWAGLFVIFALRKAFQDIPADIGDKSVFAYLRDRRTTGTVPVSDS, from the coding sequence ATGACTCAATCCACTGCACCAACTCTTTACCAAGGACAGTTTGGTGAATATACCATTACCCAGGGCGATCGCCGTGGGGTCGTGATCTATCGCATCAGTTTGGGAATTGCCGCTCTCAGCTTTGCCCTGGGAACAGGTTTAGCCCTGTGGCAAAGTCAGAATCCCGGGGTGTTGTCAGCCCTTACCGGACTCTACGGTATTTTTTGTCTGGCTTTGGGGGTCAGCCTGCTCACGATCCACATTTACATGGCGTTCCTGCATCGCCTGCTGCAACTGTTTTGGGTGATCGGAGTCGTAGCCGCTGGGGCGATCGCCCTTCTAAGTCCGACACCCCTGGTGCTGACAATCTATCATCAACCATTGACCCTGCTGGGGGTTGGCTTTACCTTTGCGGCCTTAACGGGGATTTTCTTCAAAGAAGCCGTTTGCTTTAATCGCCTAGAAACCAAATTTCTTACCCCAATGATTCCATTGTTGCTCTTGGGGCACTGGAGTGGGTTGCTGTCTCTGGGTGTTGAACAGAAGCTGCTGGGGTTGTGGGCGGGGTTGTTTGTGATCTTTGCCCTGCGCAAAGCCTTCCAAGATATTCCCGCAGATATCGGGGACAAAAGTGTCTTTGCCTATCTCCGCGATCGCCGCACCACAGGCACCGTTCCTGTCAGCGATTCATAG
- the rpsB gene encoding 30S ribosomal protein S2 → MPVLSLAQMMESGVHFGHQTRRWNPKMSPYIYTSRNGVHIIDLVQTAQLMDDAYNYMRTASEQGKRFLFIGTKRQAAGLIAQEALRCGAYYVNQRWLGGMLTNWATIKTRVDRLKELERREETGALDLLPKKEASMLRRELSKLQKYLSGIKPMRRLPDVVVIVDQRREYNAVQECMKLGIPIVSLLDTNCDPDLADIPIPANDDAIRSIKLIVGKLSDAIYEGRHGQLETDEDFEDYEGAEGEFDEEEADAFIPDDDEETEA, encoded by the coding sequence ATGCCCGTACTTTCGTTGGCTCAAATGATGGAGTCAGGGGTTCACTTTGGTCACCAGACTCGCCGCTGGAACCCCAAGATGTCTCCCTACATTTATACGTCCCGCAACGGTGTCCACATCATCGATTTGGTGCAGACCGCCCAATTAATGGATGATGCCTATAACTACATGCGGACAGCCTCTGAGCAAGGCAAGCGCTTTTTATTCATTGGCACCAAGCGCCAAGCTGCGGGGTTAATTGCTCAAGAAGCCTTGCGCTGTGGGGCTTACTATGTCAACCAGCGCTGGTTGGGGGGGATGCTCACTAACTGGGCAACGATTAAAACCCGTGTGGATCGCTTGAAGGAACTGGAACGGCGGGAAGAAACCGGCGCGTTGGATCTCTTACCGAAGAAAGAAGCCTCCATGCTGCGGCGGGAACTGTCCAAGCTACAAAAGTACCTGAGTGGTATTAAGCCCATGCGTCGCCTCCCCGATGTCGTGGTGATTGTCGATCAGCGGCGTGAGTATAACGCGGTGCAAGAATGCATGAAATTAGGGATTCCGATTGTGTCCTTGTTGGATACCAACTGCGATCCGGATTTGGCCGATATTCCCATTCCGGCAAACGACGACGCAATTCGTTCGATTAAGCTAATAGTGGGTAAACTCTCTGATGCTATCTACGAAGGTCGCCACGGTCAATTAGAGACCGACGAAGACTTTGAAGATTACGAGGGCGCTGAGGGAGAGTTTGACGAGGAAGAAGCAGACGCTTTCATCCCGGATGATGACGAGGAGACAGAAGCTTAA
- a CDS encoding glutaredoxin domain-containing protein: MSIQVYGIPNCGTCKKAFTWLNNNGVAYEFINTQEHPPPKNSFRVGCSP; encoded by the coding sequence ATGTCGATTCAAGTTTACGGAATCCCCAACTGCGGTACTTGCAAAAAAGCATTCACCTGGCTGAACAATAACGGCGTTGCCTATGAGTTCATTAACACCCAGGAACACCCCCCACCCAAAAACTCATTCAGGGTTGGGTGCAGTCCTTAG
- a CDS encoding glycosyltransferase family 2 protein: MKLTAPHVSIVIPVYNCERYIHQALTSILSQSYPSYEVIVVDDGSTDQTRQQLQLFWPLICYEYQPNQGVSSARNRGINLAKGELVAFLDADDVFFAQ; the protein is encoded by the coding sequence ATGAAGCTCACTGCACCACACGTCAGCATTGTCATCCCTGTCTACAACTGCGAACGATACATCCATCAGGCATTGACCAGTATTCTCAGCCAATCCTATCCCTCCTACGAGGTGATTGTGGTAGATGATGGTTCCACCGATCAGACGCGGCAGCAGCTCCAGTTATTTTGGCCGTTGATTTGCTATGAGTACCAGCCAAATCAGGGGGTTTCCAGTGCTCGGAATCGAGGCATCAACTTAGCGAAAGGCGAATTAGTTGCCTTTCTAGATGCGGACGACGTTTTTTTTGCCCAATAA
- the tsf gene encoding translation elongation factor Ts: MADISAQLVKELREKTGAGMMDCKRALKENEGDMTKAMEWLRQKGITSAEKKTGRVAAEGLVGSYIHTGGRVGVLVEVNCETDFVARREEFQSLVRNIAMQVAACQNVEYVKVSDIPADIAEREKAVEMGRDDLSGKPENIKEKIVLGRIEKRLKELSLMDQPYIRDQNITVDELVKQAISQLGENIQVRRFARFVLGEGIEKEESNFADEVAAQMGQQAAPAPSPEPAPSPEPAPEDKKTSKKKK, from the coding sequence ATGGCAGACATATCAGCACAGCTCGTCAAAGAACTGCGCGAAAAGACTGGCGCAGGGATGATGGATTGCAAGCGAGCCCTCAAGGAAAATGAGGGTGACATGACCAAGGCCATGGAATGGCTGCGGCAAAAGGGCATCACCTCGGCTGAGAAAAAGACCGGGCGCGTTGCGGCTGAGGGGCTTGTGGGTAGCTACATCCACACTGGAGGCCGGGTGGGCGTCCTGGTTGAAGTCAACTGTGAAACCGACTTTGTTGCCCGTCGGGAAGAGTTTCAGAGCCTGGTGCGAAACATTGCCATGCAGGTTGCAGCCTGCCAGAATGTGGAGTACGTGAAGGTGAGTGATATTCCCGCAGACATTGCAGAGCGGGAGAAAGCCGTTGAGATGGGTCGTGATGACCTCTCTGGGAAGCCTGAAAATATCAAGGAAAAGATTGTTCTAGGGCGGATTGAAAAGCGCTTGAAGGAACTGTCCTTGATGGATCAGCCCTACATTCGTGATCAAAACATCACCGTGGATGAGCTGGTGAAGCAGGCGATCTCCCAACTGGGTGAGAATATCCAGGTACGACGCTTTGCCCGGTTTGTCTTGGGTGAGGGCATTGAGAAGGAAGAGTCAAACTTTGCCGATGAAGTCGCAGCTCAGATGGGTCAACAAGCGGCACCCGCTCCCAGTCCAGAACCAGCGCCTAGCCCAGAACCAGCTCCGGAAGATAAAAAAACCAGCAAAAAGAAGAAATAG
- a CDS encoding HD domain-containing protein, producing MVSDRYNNALEYAASLHSKQTRKGTATPYISHLMAVSMIALEHGATEDEAIAALLHDAVEDQGGLPTLEAIREQFGDTVAAIVKGCSDSVADTSQGETKLPWKDLKLAYITHIKSASPSVRLVSAADKLHNALSILRDYNALGDELWNRFNGKKDGTLWYYRSLVAAFKAKGLTPLVERLDQVVTELEHKVQLK from the coding sequence ATGGTGAGTGATCGCTACAATAACGCTTTGGAATATGCTGCATCGTTACATAGCAAACAGACCCGCAAAGGCACAGCCACCCCCTATATTTCTCACTTAATGGCAGTTTCGATGATTGCTCTAGAGCATGGAGCTACTGAAGATGAAGCGATCGCTGCTTTACTCCATGATGCGGTGGAAGATCAGGGCGGGTTGCCAACCCTGGAGGCGATTCGGGAACAATTCGGGGATACAGTTGCCGCGATCGTGAAGGGGTGTAGCGATTCGGTTGCAGATACCAGTCAGGGAGAAACCAAATTACCTTGGAAAGATCTCAAGTTAGCCTATATTACCCATATCAAATCTGCCAGTCCATCTGTCCGTCTCGTTTCAGCCGCAGACAAACTGCATAATGCTCTGTCGATCTTGCGAGATTACAACGCATTAGGCGATGAACTCTGGAACCGCTTCAATGGTAAGAAGGATGGAACCCTTTGGTATTACCGTTCATTGGTAGCTGCCTTTAAGGCCAAGGGACTGACTCCCTTGGTGGAACGCTTAGATCAGGTGGTTACTGAATTGGAGCACAAAGTTCAGCTAAAGTAG